In Pseudomonas sp. p1(2021b), the genomic window CGCAACCTGGGCATCGAATGCCACACCGCGCGCAGCGCCAAGGACGCGATCAACGTGTTGCTGGAGCTGCAAGGCACCGAACGTGAAATCAATATCATCGTCTCGGACATCGAGATGTCCGAGATGGACGGCTATGCCTTTACCCGTACCCTGCGCGAAAGCCCGGATTTCCAGCACCTCTATGTGCTGTTGCACACCTCGCTGGACAGCACCATGAGCGCCGAGAAGGCCAGGCTGGCCGGCGCCAATGCCATCCTCACCAAATTCTCCTCGCCGGAGCTCACCGACTGCCTGGTGGTGGCGGCGCGCACGGTAGTGTTTGCCGAACACTGATAGATCCGGTGAAAAGCGCCCTGGGTCGTGCACGGCGAGTCGGGCATACTTTGCGTTCCCATGGAGCCCAGGTACACCGTGAACGACACCATCCGTTTCGCCTGCACCGGTTGCGGTAAGTGCTGCACCGGCCACCACGTTCCGCTGACCCTGAGCGAAGCTCGCCAGTGGGCCGCCAGCGGCGGCCAAGTGGTGGTGCTGATCGAAGGCTTCGTCGAAGACGGCCCAGGCATGCCTGCCGAACAGCGCGACCACGTGCTACGCCGCTCCCATCCAGTAGTCTGTGGCGTGGCCGAACTGCGCGTCTCGGTGACCTTCGCCGCCTTCAACCCCGGCCGCTGTCGCAACCTCGACGACAACGACCTGTGCACCATCTATGAAAGCCGCCCGCTGGTGTGCCGCATCTACCCGGCGGAGATCAACCCGCACCTGCCCCTGCGCCCGGAAACCAAGGACTGCCCGCCCGAGGCCTGGGCACAGGGCCCCGAGCTGATCCATGGCCAGCTGCCGGTGGACCCACAGTTGGCCACCCTGATCGAGGCCTCGCGCCAGGCCGACCGCGACGACATCGCGGCCAAGGTCGCCATCTGCCAGGCCCTGGGCATGACCACCAGTGCCCTCAAGGGCAACGGCTTCACCGCCTACCTACCGGCGATGGAGCCGTTTGCCCAGGCCTTGGCCCAAGTGCCGGATGACAACCATGCGCCATGGACGCTTCACGTCGAAGCCCATGCCCTCGCGCAAACGCTGGCCAGCCATGGGCTGCAGACCACCGCCGAAGCACCGGTGTACTACGCCTTCATCGGATTCTGACATCCCCTGCCATCGGAGCTGCATGCCAAGCGCTCAACGACGCGGGTTTGCGATGAAATCAGGTTATTTCCTGGCTTGATCATTACTTTTTGCGCAACAGTGCTTATCCAACTCAAGCCTGTTTCCGAGCCTGTATTGGGACTAACTTACGCCTGTCCCAATTAACACTTGCCTTGCAAGAAGGTTGTTTCAAATGTCCAACAGTATGGGTATTGCCAGCGTTTTCGTCCTGTCGTCCCTGTTGCTGTCGCCCCTGGCCATGGCTGAAGAATCGCCGGCCTTCGTAGCCCGTAACGCCGAACTTTCCGCTGTTCACCAAACCGCGCGCGACGCCTATGCCGCTCAGCAAGCAGATGCGGCGAAAGACGTGCAGCAGACTGCTTCCAAGGTGGTTGCCGACGATCAGACCGAGAGTTGATCGACGATTCCGTAGCGCCTGTATTTTCCCTCGGCTAGCCCGTGGGCGCCTGGTGCGTCGATATGTTAGCCTTTTAAAGCCGCTGCCGATCAGCGGCTTTTTTTATGTGCCCGAATTATCAGCCACGCTGTTACGTATTCATAAAGAAACTTGCAAAACCCGAAAACAACAACGCCTCACCGCCAGACCAAAGGAGCTCGTACCGGTGTCTTCCGCGTTTCGCTTTACCCCGTTGTTCATTGCACTTGCCGCAACGATGCCTGTAGCAGCACATGCCGATGAAGCCAAGGCTGATGGCTTCATCGAAGGCGCTACCCTGAACCTGCATTTTCGCAATGCCTACTTCAACCGCAACAACCTCAACCCAGGCGTGCGTGACCTGCGCGAATGGGGCCAGGGTGCCGTGGCGCGCTTCGAATCGGGCTACACCCCAGGCGTGGTCGGCTTCGGTCTCGATGCCCATGGCATCCTGGGCTTGAAGCTCGATGGCGGTGGCGGCCATGCCGGTACCAGCATCCTGCCTGAACACATCAAGGACAACGGCGAACTGGGCGCAGCCCCGCACTCATTCTCCACCGCGGGCGCGGCGCTCAAGTTCAAGGCCTTCGACACCGAACTCAAGGCCGGCGACCTGTTCCTCACCAACCCGGTGATCGCCGGCGGCGAAACCCGCATGCTGCCGCAGACCTTCCGCGGCGTGAGCCTGACCAACACCAGCATCGACGGCCTGCTGCTCGAAGGCGGCCAGGTCAGCTTCACCAAGCCCTACAACCAAAGCGGCCATCGCCGCATCGACACCTACTACGGGCAACTGGCGGACGGCACCAAGAGCGACCACCTGAGCTGGGCCGGCCTGTCCTGGAGCGGCACCGAGAACATCACCACCAACTTGTATGCCGCTGAACTGAAGGACATCTGGAACCAGTACTACTTCGACTTCGACTACACCTATGTGGTCAACGACCTGGTCAGCCTCAACCCCGGCCTGCACTTCTACCACACCCAGGACACCGGCCAGGCGCTGCTGGGCAACATCGACAACAACACCTACAGCCTGCACTTCACCGTCAACGCCGGCTACCACAGCATCACCGCCGCCTACCAGCGCGTGAACGGCAATACGCCGTTCGACTACATCAACCTGGGCGACAGCGTGTACCTGGACAACTCGCGCATGTACTCAGACTTCAACGCCCCCAACGAGCGCTCCTGGAAGCTGCAGTACGACTATGACTTCACAGGCGTCGGCATCCCCGGCCTGAGCACCTCGTTCTCCTATTCGCGCGGCGAAGCCGACCTGACCAAGGCTGCCCAGAACGACTACTACGGCTACTACAACGCCGATGGCAAGAACGCCATGCACTGGGAGCGCGACCTGGACATCAAGTACGTGTTCCAGCAAGGCAACCTCAAGGACTTGTCGGTGCTGCTGCGCTACGCCACCCACCGCGGCAGCCAGGGCTATGCCGATATCGACGACAACAGCGACAACGATGAAGTGCGGGTGATCGTCGATTACCCCTTGAACATCTTCTGACCTAAAGCCCAATGAGGTAATCCTGTAGGAGCGGGCTTGTCCCGCGATTGGGCCGGCCCAGCCGCCGCGGCTGTATGGCAAGGGCTTCGCCCTTGATCGCGGGACAAGTCGGACCGCCGCTCCTACAGGCCTTGTCAAATCAATGAATTATGCGTTGTTCTATGAGAGCGGGCTTGCCCCGCGATTGGCCGGTACTGTCAGCGCCGCTGCCGAACAAAGGCTTCGCCAGCGATCGAGGGCAAGCACGCCCCCACGTTTTCCGTCGAACGAAC contains:
- a CDS encoding OprD family porin → MSSAFRFTPLFIALAATMPVAAHADEAKADGFIEGATLNLHFRNAYFNRNNLNPGVRDLREWGQGAVARFESGYTPGVVGFGLDAHGILGLKLDGGGGHAGTSILPEHIKDNGELGAAPHSFSTAGAALKFKAFDTELKAGDLFLTNPVIAGGETRMLPQTFRGVSLTNTSIDGLLLEGGQVSFTKPYNQSGHRRIDTYYGQLADGTKSDHLSWAGLSWSGTENITTNLYAAELKDIWNQYYFDFDYTYVVNDLVSLNPGLHFYHTQDTGQALLGNIDNNTYSLHFTVNAGYHSITAAYQRVNGNTPFDYINLGDSVYLDNSRMYSDFNAPNERSWKLQYDYDFTGVGIPGLSTSFSYSRGEADLTKAAQNDYYGYYNADGKNAMHWERDLDIKYVFQQGNLKDLSVLLRYATHRGSQGYADIDDNSDNDEVRVIVDYPLNIF
- a CDS encoding YkgJ family cysteine cluster protein, which translates into the protein MNDTIRFACTGCGKCCTGHHVPLTLSEARQWAASGGQVVVLIEGFVEDGPGMPAEQRDHVLRRSHPVVCGVAELRVSVTFAAFNPGRCRNLDDNDLCTIYESRPLVCRIYPAEINPHLPLRPETKDCPPEAWAQGPELIHGQLPVDPQLATLIEASRQADRDDIAAKVAICQALGMTTSALKGNGFTAYLPAMEPFAQALAQVPDDNHAPWTLHVEAHALAQTLASHGLQTTAEAPVYYAFIGF